A single region of the Holophagales bacterium genome encodes:
- a CDS encoding Lrp/AsnC ligand binding domain-containing protein, translating to MNTWAYVFITSRQPKKSLRQIRQIPGVIHADALFGSPDLIAIVEGTDIASMDAVIDSIAEVPDLLSTDSKVARWIDGVGPPIHTSSARP from the coding sequence ATGAACACCTGGGCGTACGTCTTCATCACCTCGCGTCAGCCGAAGAAGTCCCTCCGACAGATACGCCAGATCCCCGGTGTCATTCACGCCGACGCACTCTTCGGTTCGCCTGACCTCATCGCAATCGTAGAGGGCACCGACATCGCATCCATGGACGCCGTCATCGACTCCATCGCAGAGGTCCCCGATCTCCTCAGTACCGACTCCAAGGTTGCCCGCTGGATCGACGGTGTCGGGCCTCCGATTCACACCTCCAGCGCCCGCCCGTAG